One Glycine max cultivar Williams 82 chromosome 1, Glycine_max_v4.0, whole genome shotgun sequence genomic window, AGTCACATTAAATCCTAGTTCTTCCATCCTGAAAATCACATCCGGAGGAGGTGGTGCACCACCTGTCATCACTTGGACCTTTCCCGGAAGCGGCTTCTGGACTTTAGGTGATGAATTGATTATCATGTTTAACACTGTAGGTGCACCCCCCATGTGAGTAACCTTGTGCTTAAAAATATTGTCAAATATCCCTTCAGCGGTTACACTTCTTTGGCAGACATTAGTGCCACCCTGAGCAGCAATGGCCCAAGGGAGGCACCAACCATTGCAATGAAACATGGGAACACACCATAAATATAACGGCATAGACCTCATCTCGTTAAGAAGAACCGTAGCCAGAGAATTAAGATAGGCACCTCGGTGGCTATAGATCACACCCTTGGGGTTTGATGTAGTTCCAGAAGTGTAGTTGAGTGAGATAGGGTCCCACTCATCCTTTGGCCTCCTAACCACAAATTGAAGGTTCCCTTTAGCTACAAGATCCTCGTATATCAAGGTTCCTTTAGCATGGGGAGGTAATGGATGACCACACTCAGAAATTAAGACCAGATGGGGAATCTTGGTGGTGGTTTTTGACAGGATTTGAAGTGCTCCTTGAGCAATATGAAGAAATTGATAATCAACAAAAAGAAGTTTGGCCTCAGAATGTTTCAGCAACAAAGAAACCATGGTAGAATCGTGACGCGTGTTTAGCGTGCAGAGAACAGCCCCAGACATGGGAACAGCAAAATGTAACTCATACATAGCCGGAACATTGGGGGCCAATACAGCAACCTGCTCAAATTCATGATAATTGTAgctgagagaaagaaagaaattgatgaagagagagagagaaagaaagaaaatgacttACCACATGACGGAGAGAAAGACCGACACCAAGTTGAGAAATGGAAGAAGCGAGTCTGATGCAGCGTTGGTGGGTCTGAGTCCAGGTGTAGGTAACGTCACCGGAGATAAGAGAAAGTCGGTGGCGGTAAACTAGGGCAGCGCGTTCCAAGAAGCTGATCGGAGTGAGAGGAACGTAATTCGCAGAGCACCGGATACTTCCCTCCATCTCTTTATTGAAATGATGTCGATTCACAGAAAAAGGGTCTGAatcacttctttttctttctcagtTTCCAATGGAACAAGTTGGTACTTGACATTTCGGccacaacaagtcatttacacaAATGTCAATGAATTTCTCTGTTGTGAATCACtaaaaactcaaattttttatattaatgataaataacggcaaaaaataaatatatttatcattgttttacaatgttatttatttgtgaaatactctttttaagacaacttatttctaatatttaagtttttgtacTCATAAAAATTGAGGTAAAGGGGATTTAAAAAACACTGTCCTGCATCCGTGATATGATTATATAAAGAGGATAGTCAGATAATtagcataataataaaatagtagcAGTCGTGGAGGGGTCTACAACGTCCAATGGCCTGTCCTTATCTTTGTCTTCGGATCCATTTTCCGTGAAAATAATTATCCAGACACGGCACTTATGTTATgcttgattagaaaaaaaaagtgaaagaaacaataaatagaaaaaggaGATAATTTTATAGGTTATTcagtaaaaatgaaattttttcatttcctcgtttaattgtataaaaactTGAAGGaaaattttttatgtatgtatATTATTGGCAAgtatatttaattagtttatagtttttttttagctgaatttttctttaactcattAATAATCTGTAGCGTTTTCCTAATActaacttttaatttcttatattttatttcttttatatttttaaaatttattttattatctttttttacacaggacttcattattgtttttgttt contains:
- the LOC100792077 gene encoding probable acyl-activating enzyme 1, peroxisomal encodes the protein MEGSIRCSANYVPLTPISFLERAALVYRHRLSLISGDVTYTWTQTHQRCIRLASSISQLGVGLSLRHVVAVLAPNVPAMYELHFAVPMSGAVLCTLNTRHDSTMVSLLLKHSEAKLLFVDYQFLHIAQGALQILSKTTTKIPHLVLISECGHPLPPHAKGTLIYEDLVAKGNLQFVVRRPKDEWDPISLNYTSGTTSNPKGVIYSHRGAYLNSLATVLLNEMRSMPLYLWCVPMFHCNGWCLPWAIAAQGGTNVCQRSVTAEGIFDNIFKHKVTHMGGAPTVLNMIINSSPKVQKPLPGKVQVMTGGAPPPPDVIFRMEELGFNVTHSYGLTETFGPASICTWKPEWDNLPQDAQAKLKARQGVAHVGMEGLDVKDPHTMKSVPADAKTMGEVMFRGNTVMNGYLKDLKATQEAFKGGWFWTGDLGVKHPDGYIELKDRSKDIIISGGENISTIELEGVIFSHPAVFEAAVVGRPDDYWGETPCAFVKLKEGCSATSEEIIQFCQNRLPRFMAPRTVVFTDLPKTSTGKTQKFVLREKAKAMGSLTKKNTSRL